acagccaccatacctacctattatggcatttccatagccttttcgagatatattgccatgcaactttccaccattccgttattatgacacgcttcatcattgtcatattgctttgcatgatcatgtagttgacatcgtatttgtggcaaagccaccattcataattctttcatacatgtcactcttgattcattgcgtatcccggtactccgccggaggcattcacatagtcatattttgttctaagtattgagttgtaattcttgagttgtaagtaaataaagtgtgatgatcatcattattagagcattgtcccaagtgaggaaaggatgatggagactatgattccccaagaagtcgggatgagactccggctgaaaaaaaggaaaagaggccataaaaaaagagaaaatgcccaaataaaaaaatgagagaaaaagagagaagggacaatgttactatcctttaaccacacttgtgcttcaaagtagcaccaagatcttcatgatagagagtctccaatgttgtcaccttcatatactagtgggaatttcacattatagaacttggcttgtatattccaatgatgggcttcctcaaaatgccctaggtcttcatgagcaagcaagttggatgcacacccacttagtttcttttgttgagctttcatacacttatagctctagtgcatccgttgcatggcaatccctactcactcacattgatatctattaatgggcatctccatagcccgttgatacgcctagttgatgtgagactatcttctcctttttttgtcttctccacaaccaccattctattcgacctatagtgctatatccatggctcatgctcatatattgcgtgaagattgaaacagtttgagaacatcaaaagtatgaaacaattgcttggcttgtcatcggggttgtgcatgatttaaatattttgtgtgatgaagatagagcatagccagactatatgattttgtagggatagctttctttggccatgttattttgagaagacatgattactatgttagtatgcttgaattattattatttttatgtcaatattaaacttttgtcttgaatctttcggatctgaatattcatgccacaataaagacaaTTACATTGaagttatgttaggtagcattccacatcaaaaattctgtttttatcatttacctactcggggacgagcaaaaattaagcttagggatgcttgatatgtctccaacgtatctataatttttgattgttccatgctattatattatcaaccttggatgttttatatgcatttatatgctattgatttttgggactaacctattaacctagagcccagtgccagtttctgttttttccttgtttttgagttttacagaaaaggaatactaaacggagtccaattgacgtgccaatttttgatgattttttatggaccagaagaagaccccggagtgaaagagttgggccagaagagtcccgggccgtccacgagggtgggggcgccccccaggcgcgtgggcctgcctcgtggacgactcgggcacctccttgatgtgagaccgacgccaaaattcctataaatacagaaatctccagaaaataacctagatcgggagttctgtcgtcagaagcctccgtagtcaccgaaaaccaatctagacccgttccggcaccctgccggagggggaaatccctctccggtggacatcttcatcatcccggtgctctccatgatgaggagggagtagttcaccctcggggctgagggtatgtaccagtagctatgtgtttgatctctctctctctctctctctctctctctctcgtgttcttgagtcggcacgatcttattgtatcgcgagctttgctattatatttggatcttatgatgtttctccctttctactctcttgtgatgaattgagttttccctttgaagttatcttatcggattgagtctttaaggatttgagaacacttgatgtatgtcttgcatgtgcttatctgtggtgacaatgggatatcacgtgatccacttgatgtatgttttggtgatcaacttgcgagttccatgacctcgtgaacttatgcataggggttggcacacgttttcgtcttgactctccggtagaaactttggggcactctttgaagtactttgtgttggtttgaatagatgaatctgagattgtgtgatgcatatcgtataatcatacccatggatacttgaggtgacattggagtatctaggtgacattagggttttggttgatttgtgtcttaaggtgttattctagtacgaactctataatagattgatcagaaagaataactttgaggtggttttcgtaccctacaataatctcttcgtttgttctccgctattagtgactttggagtgactctttgttgcatgttgagggatagttatatgatccaattatgttattattgttgagagaatttgcactagtaaaagtatgaaccctaggccttgtttcctagcattgcaatgccgtttgtgctcgcttttatcattagttaccttgctatttttatattttcagattacaaaaacttatatctaccatctatattgcacttgtatcaccatcttttcgccgaactagtgcacctatacaatttaccattatattggatgtgttgaggacacaagagactctttgttatttggttgtagggttgtttgagagagaccatcttcatcctatgccttccacggattgataaaccttaagtcatccacttgagggaaatttgctactgtcctacaaacctctgcacttgaaggcccaacaacgtctacaagaaaaaggttgtgtagtagacatcagtgactaTCAATATTTTTAGCAGCAAGCTAAATGAAATAAGAATTGATCATGAGAGCAAATAATTAAAAGTAATAATAAGTGCAATAAATATAACATAGCCCAAATACGCCGGTCAACTCTTATAGTTGTATTTTCAAAGGTAGGAACATATGTAACATGTCTGCTTTTGCGACCGTAATAATGAACAAACTAATGGAGAAAAAAAAATCCTCGATCTACTTTTACAAATCCACTTTGCAATTTGTGCCTAATTTTGACCATGATTAAATTAATAAAGTATGTGTTACATGTTATAAAATTATATCATTTAAAAAGAATTTAGTCTTATATTTTCATAGCATAGTACCATATATTTCATTGACCAATCAATGGTCAAAGTTAAGACACGTCTTAAATGATGGTCTTGTATAAGTAGACGGAGGAAGTATATAGTACCTCGAGACAATAGATCCTGTTTTAGCCCACCTTCCATTACAACCAAAATGCACTAAGAGCATGCAGACAAATAGACAATTAAGTTAAGCAGCACTAGCCAATGTGGTCTGGATGCGCACCACTGGCTAATTATTAATAAAAAAAGATCTGGAAGGCAGCCATTCAAAACAGTAGTGCCTCTCCTTAATTGGATAACCACCTATCCTTATTGTTGCTAGGTTATTGGGCACCCCATTGCTATGTTTCAAGTTCCCTTTTGGGCTTGGTTGAACCTCAGACTCTTTGACATTTGGACAAGCACATCAAGATAGCAACTTAAATCTTGTTGATTATTAGGGGCAAAGATCCTCCTTTATGTATATGTGCCACTATGGCTAGGAATAACATTGCACAAATGTTCAAACAAGATCAAGCTATATAGCTAGACAGCTAGCTGCACTGAAAAGGTAATTTGGTTTGTGCAATAATAGCGTTGTAAAGTGGTGGACTGGCTTTCTTTTCTTGAGACCAAAGTAATAAACTAAAGGGAGCTACTCTTTGATCAATGGTTCTTTTTTATTTTGTCTGAAAAAGGATTCAGtgtctcccttttatttttcttcGCCAAGGAGATAGACcatagtttttttgtttttgttttgttttgtgagaAGATAGACAATAGTTGTTGAGAATGTGCATGCATGGATCTCTGCCACCCTTTTTCTCTTCAACTTGCCTGCCATTGCAGCCATATATTGCTTCAGTTCTTCTCCATATGAGGTTAAGTTCCACTGGCACTAATCGAGCAGTGAATGGTTCAGATAGACAGATACCATCAAGTACTGTAAGTAACAAAATTATGAATGATGTGCTGGCTAAGACAAGAAATGACAGCTGAGCTGAGTAAACCAATTGAAACGGAATGATGCCTTGTGGTATTTTGTAAAGTTGCATACGAGCATGCATGCATGGTTCGTGCTTACATGGCCGCGGATGAATTAAACACTACTCCTCGTATCACCACGGTTACATGATTAACATGTATGCCACCTTAAACTAAATCCACCCATGCATCGATGATGAGCAGAGTGCTTGCATGCCGACGCCCAGGAAGTCCCTGGTCTCCTCCCTCCCGACGGCATCCTTGAGGCCGGCGTGGCGCGCTGCCGAGAACACGTCGTACGGCACGTTCGCGGTGGCCGCAGTGAGCTCGCTCATTGCGCTCGGGACGTTAGCATTATGCTGGTGCTGGCTCGTGCCGAAAAGAGCTCTGTCGTCGAACTTGCTGCGCTCGTCGATCCGCCCGGCGGAGTTGGGCGCCTGCTCGAAGGCCCCCGCGAGCGGCATCGAGGTGTTGGAGGACGTGACGGAGCCGATCTGCGCGGCTCTCTGCAGCAGGGCCGTCGCCGACATGTCGGTGGGCGCCGCGGCCGGCTTCGCGTGCTGCTGGCCGCTGAACACGGACGGCGCGCTGTCCGCCTCTCTGGAGGAGTTAGTCGTCAGCTCGCTGGCGTTAGATGACGAGAGCTTCCCGTTGCCGCCGTTGTTCCCGTACAGCCAGCTCAGCTGCGCCATGTCGAACTGAGGCGGCGCACCGGAGCTCGGCGCGAAGAGATCCGCGTACATCTGCATTGGCATTGgcgcgccgccaccaccggacGACATGAGACCTCCAATGTGGTGGCCCATGGAGGACGGCAGCGTGTTGTCGCTGCCCCACAGCGAGAGCCCTCCGTGCCTCGCCACGGCGCCGTCGCAGAGCGAGTCAGCGACGGCGCCCGCCGCGTGGCCGAGCATCTGCCCTCCCGCAGCAGGCTTGAGGTGCGGGGCGACCGGCGGCTGGAGCATCATGCTGTTCGGCCTGGCGAAGAGGTATCCCTGCCCGCCGCCGCACATGGACGGCACGGCCGCCACCGCGGCGCCCGAAGTGGCGGCCGTGAGCCTGGCCGTCTCCTCGGCGAGCGCGTCGCAGAAGGCGCGGTGCGTGATGAAGCTGTCCCGCCTGGAGAAGAGGGTGCCGCAGTCGCAGCGGTACTCGCGCGTGCCGCAGGTCTTGGAGTGGGCCTTCCAGTCGGACTGGACGGCGTAGCGCTTGGCGCACTTGTCGCACTTCCACTTCTTCTCGCCGTGCTTGCGGCAGAAGTGCTTCTTGATCCCGGTGAGGTCGCCCAGCGCGCGGGACGGGTTGTGGTGGACGCAGCTCTTCTCGGGGCAGACGTAGACGCGCTTCCGCGGCTCCTTGCCGCTCCGCTGCCGCAGCTTCCAGGGGAGGTTGTGGCCGCGCCGGTGCAGCTGCAGGTTCTGGTCACGCTGGAACCCCTTGCCGCAGATCTCACACACGAAGCGGTTCGTCGCCATCAGCGTCCGCGGCGACAGCGCGATCACCTCCGCGTCTGGGTCTGCAGCGCACACGATCGATCGACCACCGGTTGGAATTTGCAAACAGACAACATGCATGCAGCTGCAGCTCTGCTGCAGGGGATATACGTACTGAGGTTGGACTTATTACCTGGTGTGCCGGGGAGATTGCGCTTCTTCTTCGGGGGAGGAGCGGCAGGGTGTTCATGGGACGGCGGCTGCTGCTGCGGCTGGTTGGTGAGAGGAGCGAAAGGGTTGGGCATGGCTTCACTCGCCATTATTGTGCTCCTTCTTGGTGTCTTGCTAGCTCTCGATGAGATTGTTCTTGTTGGTCGACGTACTGCCGGTGCTTAACTAGTCTTGATTTGGAGACAAAAGGACAACTTTTGTTCTTAGGTCGGTGTGGGGCATCACTCAAGCAATCTAAGCTAGTGGAAGCAACAATACCAGCAGCTGGACTAATATAGGAGAGAGCGGGAGAGCGGAACTGGGTTAGTGAGACGGAGACTaccccagagagagagagagagagagagagagagagagagagtagctagtgtTTGGAGTATAAAATATTTGGAGTGGTAAAAGGGTGAAAGTTGAAAAGGAGTGCGTGTTTAGTGTGTGGGTGTGCAATGCATGATGACACATATGATGAGGAGAAAGATAGGGAAAAGGGGGGGATCATCAAAGGGCGGTAAAAAGCTGGGGCTTGGTGCCTTTGCATTTGGCATGATTAGCCCATAATGTGCTGCTCCTCTCCTGCCCTTTGCGAAAGAACCAACTATGCCGCCGCTCTGGGCTCTGGAGCGCTGCACAAACTCTGCACTGCATGGTCTGCTCTGACCTGGACCCACAGCATGCGCACTCCTTTGTTGATTTCATCCTCGCAGCGACCTTGCGCTGACTGTTCGAGTCGCCCTCCGACTGGTCGATGGATTCCCTTGGGGATCCCTTGATTGGAATGCTTGAGCTCCATGTAATCTGATGCGTCCTCGTTTCTACATTTCTTACCAGAGATTGTCTAACCGGCGGAGTAATATTCGACCATTTTTTTCTTTAAATAATCACCGGAGAAAAGGATCTTCACCTTAATACATTACTCAACATGATGTTTTACAAGATAGCGATAGAGCGTGAACAAAGGTTTTTTCCCGGGGCGTGCtcgtgaagaaagatattgacaccaAGACAAGATATCAACCTTCTTTGTGGGATCTTTAAATCTGAAGGACCAGAGTTTGAGATCGTTAATGATACTCCTAATGGCGACACAAGTGGAACGAGTATCATTGTGGAAGACCCAAGTGTTTCTCAAGTCCTAAACTTCCCACAAAATGGAAAGGCCACCGACAGCCATTGCCGAGGCCGAGTAGGATGATAGAGGTTAGCGTGGGGAGACCCAAGTCCGGCCAAACCTTTTTTTTTGAGATGGCACACCCGATTCCATTAACCCACTGGCGCAGCAGAAACGCTGGCCTTCCTAACGTTTACATCATCCGGCAATTCCTCAGCCCACAACTGTTTAAGAGATTGCCATTGTGCACCCATGGAAGCTAGTACATGGGCGAGAATGTTACAGCCCCTTGGCGCAAAGGAGAAAATTACAGAATTAAAGTGGAGCCTGGCAAAGAGGCGAATATCCCTGAACATAACTCCTTCAGGTGCGAGGTCAAAATCGTTGCTTTGTACCGCTCGCATCAAAGATTGGCAGTCTGATTCAATAGTAATGTCCACCATACCCCAATCAGCTGCAGCTTGTAAGGCCTCAGAGCACGCTGTCGCTTCCGCCTGCATCGGACTTGCCTGGTGTGCGAGGCGACCAGCGCCTGAGCCTCTCACAACACCCTGACTATCACGTACTACAAAACCCCAGCCACCATTACCAGTTGCAGAGAAGAAAGACCCATCAATATTGAATTTAAGCTTGTCCCCCTCTGGCCTGCTCCAGCTTTGCTCCTCTCTGGCTGGGTTTGTTCTTCCCTGGCTCACGCACAGGTTCAGACAGTCGGAAGCGCAGGTTCGAATTCTGGTTAGCAGATTATCAATCGACTCGCCACGCTCTTTTGCATTTATCTTGTTCTGCCTAGACCACCAACACCATAACATGCATACAACCAGCACCCTTCTGTTCTCATCCAGCTCCAAGAGGATCTTAACCACTTCCTTTGCATCAATGCCCGCACACATACGAAGTCGGGTATCCTCCAGTTGCAGGCGGCGCCATACCTGCTTCACTTCCTTGCATCTGAAAAACAAGTGCGCCCCATCTTCATCAAGTCGTTCGCAGCAAACACAAAGTGTATCGCACTCAATGCCCCTT
The Triticum dicoccoides isolate Atlit2015 ecotype Zavitan chromosome 3A, WEW_v2.0, whole genome shotgun sequence genome window above contains:
- the LOC119267815 gene encoding zinc finger protein NUTCRACKER-like, with the protein product MASEAMPNPFAPLTNQPQQQPPSHEHPAAPPPKKKRNLPGTPDPDAEVIALSPRTLMATNRFVCEICGKGFQRDQNLQLHRRGHNLPWKLRQRSGKEPRKRVYVCPEKSCVHHNPSRALGDLTGIKKHFCRKHGEKKWKCDKCAKRYAVQSDWKAHSKTCGTREYRCDCGTLFSRRDSFITHRAFCDALAEETARLTAATSGAAVAAVPSMCGGGQGYLFARPNSMMLQPPVAPHLKPAAGGQMLGHAAGAVADSLCDGAVARHGGLSLWGSDNTLPSSMGHHIGGLMSSGGGGAPMPMQMYADLFAPSSGAPPQFDMAQLSWLYGNNGGNGKLSSSNASELTTNSSREADSAPSVFSGQQHAKPAAAPTDMSATALLQRAAQIGSVTSSNTSMPLAGAFEQAPNSAGRIDERSKFDDRALFGTSQHQHNANVPSAMSELTAATANVPYDVFSAARHAGLKDAVGREETRDFLGVGMQALCSSSMHGWI